From one Solea solea chromosome 15, fSolSol10.1, whole genome shotgun sequence genomic stretch:
- the prim2 gene encoding DNA primase large subunit, with protein sequence MQFHSRRKKFISSPQTELYGCALQFYGQPPLENISLTEFEAFAVDRLKLLKSVETLGVRHVKTTGDYKKKLETESKNLNFPYRSPSQTDQKKPQIGLSEHEKRRKDHISHFILRLAYCQTEDLRRWFIQQEVDLFRYRFNELEAKQKLEFLHKNNLQYNTISAEEKMSLQEKLINSSYNVSGITVKDQDFYKVPFQDALDLVRTRKVYLKAGYVYIPHQDIVAIVINDFRTRLSKALALAARSLPAVHSDERLQPLLNHLSHAYVGQDYSVQKNVGKISLEQIDPLSGKSFPLCMRQLHQALRENHHLRHGGRMQYGLFLKGIGLSLEQALQFWRLEFIRGKVDADKFDKAYAYGIRHMFGKEGKRADYTPYSCMKVILSNLPSQGDHHGCPFRHSDPELLKQKLQVYKVSPSGISQILELVKGMHYQLACQKYFELTHNVEDANFSLNHPNQYFVESQRVLGGGGGGGGGGGGGGGKDIKREMGTPQRSRENSAVRGSTATPEAAASASQDLAEIPEDLDSYFQDA encoded by the exons ATGCAGTTTCATAGCAGAAGAAAGAAGTTCATCAGCAGCCCTCAAACAGAGCTCTATGGATGTGCCCTGCAGTTTTACGGGCAGCCTCCTCTTGAAAACATCTCTCTCACTGAATTCGAGGCATTTGCTGTGGACAGACTGAAAT TGTTGAAGTCTGTTGAGACTTTGGGAGTGCGCCACGTGAAAACAACGGGAGACTACAAAAAGAAACTGGAGACTGAGTCTAAAAACCTGAACTTTCCTTACAGATCACCATCACAGACT GatcaaaaaaaacctcagatTGGACTAAGTGAACAcgagaaaagaagaaaggatCATATCTCTCACTTCATTCTCAGGCTTGCCTATTGCCAAAC GGAAGATCTCAGGCGCTGGTTTATACAACAGGAAGTAGATCTTTTCCGCTACCGCTTCAATGAGCTGGAGGCAAAACAAAAGCTTGAATTTCTGCACAAAAATAATCTGCAATATAATACG ATCAGTGCTGAAGAGAAGATGAGTCTGCAGGAAAAACTTATCAACTCCAGTTACAATGTCAGTGGAATCACCGTGAAGGATCAGGACTTCTACAAA gttccATTTCAAGACGCCCTGGATCTGGTGCGAACAAGAAAGGTGTACCTCAAAGCAGGCTACGTGTACATTCCACACCAGGACATCGTCGCCATTGTTATCAACGATTTTCGCACAAGACTATCAAAAGCTCTCGCG CTGGCAGCACGCTCGCTACCCGCAGTGCATTCTGATGAACGGCTCCAACCTCTTCTTAACCATCTCAG tcaTGCCTATGTGGGACAGGATTACAGTGTTCAGAAGAATGTGGGCAAAATCTCCTTGGAACAAATTGATCCA CTTTCAGGGAAGTCCTTCCCACTGTGTATGAGGCAGCTCCACCAAGCTCTCAGAGAAAACCACCACCTCCGTCACGGAGGCCGCATGCAGTACGGCCTCTTCCTCAAAGGCATCGGCCTCTCTCTGGAGCAGGCGCTGCAGTTCTGGAGGTTGGAGTTCATCAGAGGCAAAGTGGATGCAGACAAG TTTGACAAAGCATATGCATATGGTATTCGCCACATGTTTGGCAAAGAAGGCAAGCGAGCAGACTACACCCCCTACAGTTGCATGAAGGTGATTTTGTCAAACTTACCCAGCCAAGGCGACCATCATG GATGTCCATTTCGTCACAGTGACCCAGAACTGTTGAAGCAGAAGCTTCAGGTCTACAAAGTGTCGCCCAGTGGAATCAGTCAG ATCCTGGAGCTGGTTAAAGGAATGCACTATCAGCTGGCGTGCCAGAAGTACTTTGAGCTGACACACAAT GTCGAGGATGCCAATTTTTCACTCAACCACCCCAACCAGTACTTCGTAGAGAGCCAGAGAGttttgggaggaggaggaggaggaggaggaggaggaggaggaggcggaggcaAGGACATAAAGCGAGAGATGGGGACTCCACAGAGGTCGCGGGAAAACTCTGCTGTCAGAGGCTCCACTGCGACACCAGAGGCAGCAGCCAGTGCCTCACAGGATTTGGCTGAGATTCCAGAGGACCTGGATTCTTACTTTCAGGACGCATGA